The Acetomicrobium sp. S15 = DSM 107314 nucleotide sequence TTGGCAGCGCTGTGTTGGGTATAGCGGCGATTTTGATGGTAGGCCGCGCGATAGCCGGCCCCACAAATCCGGATAGAGTAGTGGCGCTCGATGCCCTTAACACCTTAGTTGTAGCCCTGATGATCCTTTTGTCGGCTGTCTACGATTCGGTGGTTATGGTGGATGTGGCCATAGTCTATGCGGCTCTGTCTTTTGTGGGGACAATCTTTATCGCGCGCTATTTGGAGGGGGGTCTTTAGGAATGTACGCGATCGCGTTCCTCTTATTGGCCATCTGCCTCTTTATAGGGCTTGCATTTAATTGTCTTG carries:
- a CDS encoding monovalent cation/H+ antiporter complex subunit F, translating into MTSLLLFGSAVLGIAAILMVGRAIAGPTNPDRVVALDALNTLVVALMILLSAVYDSVVMVDVAIVYAALSFVGTIFIARYLEGGL